The genomic stretch AGTACTGAAAGCTTGCTTTCTCCAGCGTGGCTGCCGCCTTTTGAATATTGCCCTGGTTGCGGTTGAAGATGGGCAGTTCTGCCTGAAACCCGGGATTGCTGGTATTGGGCAGCCAGTTCTTTCCGCTTTCGCCGCCATTGGACAGGTATTGAAAGTTCAGCGTGGCGGTGAATGAAATGATCTTTGATCTTTCCCAGCCCAGGCTTTTACCGGCAGCTGCAATGCCTGTTTTGGCAGCCTGGATATCCGGCCGGTAGGCTAAGGCCAGTTCTATATAAGCTGCTTTTTCCAGCTTAGCCCCAAGCGTATCAGCCGTTATTGGCGTCAGCCTGATGAGCGTATCGGCCGGCATAATGCCCAGCAGATAATTGAGCTGTATCTGCGCTGCTGTAACAGCCTGCCCGGCCCGGATAAGATCATCTGCTGCACTGGCGGAATCTGCCTTTGTGGTGGCGGCCTCCAGCTCACTGATATCGCCGTTGCGCAGGCGGGCGCCCGCCAACCGGTTTACTTCGGCCCGGGTAACGGCATTCTCATGGGTGACAGACCATCGTTGCTGTGCCAGCAGCAGATCCGTGTAGGCCAGCTGGGCATCGCGGATCAGGGTAAAGCCTTTTTGGACCATGCTGTCGCGGACCCGCTCTGCATTTAGTTTTGCGGCTGCTATACGCGCCGGGCGCTGCCAGATAAAGTCAATGGCGAAATTGATATAACCTGAAGGTTGAACAGTGCCATTGGGCGCCAGGTACCTGAGCAGCGGATTCTGGATGATCCTGGCCGTGGTAACATCGGCACTGGCCAGCTGAAGGTCGGCCAGATCAGTCTGGAACTGGGCGTTGTTCCACAGGGCCAGGCTCACTGCTTCCGCTTCTCCCAATCCATCGGACAGGTCCACATCGGGCGGCAGGTCAAACCTGCCGGCAGTCTTCTGTTGGGTGAGCGTATGCCCGGTATTGGCTGCCACCCGGTCTGATACCCCTTTCCTGTCCACGTACCGGGCGCCGGAGCAGGCCGTCAGCAGGCATCCTGCAAGGCATGCCATCGCTATATGCCATTGTTTGGGAAACATTCCTTTCAT from Candidatus Pseudobacter hemicellulosilyticus encodes the following:
- a CDS encoding TolC family protein yields the protein MKGMFPKQWHIAMACLAGCLLTACSGARYVDRKGVSDRVAANTGHTLTQQKTAGRFDLPPDVDLSDGLGEAEAVSLALWNNAQFQTDLADLQLASADVTTARIIQNPLLRYLAPNGTVQPSGYINFAIDFIWQRPARIAAAKLNAERVRDSMVQKGFTLIRDAQLAYTDLLLAQQRWSVTHENAVTRAEVNRLAGARLRNGDISELEAATTKADSASAADDLIRAGQAVTAAQIQLNYLLGIMPADTLIRLTPITADTLGAKLEKAAYIELALAYRPDIQAAKTGIAAAGKSLGWERSKIISFTATLNFQYLSNGGESGKNWLPNTSNPGFQAELPIFNRNQGNIQKAAATLEKASFQYYAVLQKAMSEVMQAYNQYEQSYQSYLLWNDNVLPPLATAVELARHTYERGDISYLPVLEAMRQLQNGQLRKAEITAQVRRSVSQLNYSIGQKQSN